TGTTTTGACCTCCTAAGATGCCAGTGGTAGTAGTTCTTTCTATACTCTTAGAAAACACTGTTGGCTTCATACTGAAATGGTGCCACATCTGGAAACCAATAAAGTTAGTGAATTTTGTAGAAATTCATGTGATTATTTCCCGTTTAAATGATTTATCTGTAACTGTGAGAACGAAGAATCATTTAAAATCTTTATTAGAGAAGATGTGTTGAACAAACCTTCGTAGGGCTTGGGAGCAGTGATCTTAAAGCCCCATATTTCACATTTATCTGCTCCCTCCTCTCTTTTTCAGTTGCAAAGTTAGCTTTTGCCTTGCCAAAGCCACCTTTCTTACTTCTTCCCAGTTTTGGACTACCAAACTGCCTTCCGTCTATCTCTTGGAGAATATTTCCTGCAGCCCCTACTACCCCCATCGTCCGATCTCTCTCATCATCACTGGAGAACAGCCCAAAACTTTGTGGAAGTGAATGATAGAGATCCTTGAACAGGTGAGATTGATTACCATTATATTGTAATGGTAGAGTTGAATCACCGAGCATCATCCCACTGTCATGAATTGCTCTTCCCAGAATCTCATTGTTGATGTCCAATTGGTTGCCAGCATTCTGCCCTGGATCACCAAAGATATGTTCCGTCGAAGGGAATGCAGTAGTCATACTGTACCTTGGGATCTGTAGAAGATTTAGGAGATCAGGTGCAGCTGTGTGATCACCATCTGGATATGATGCAGCATCATAGTCATCCATTTGTTGTTGAATTGACTGTTGGCTGATGATATGATTTTGGGTACTGAACATTGCAGGTACCCAATTTGAAGTTTCTACCTGGGTCTCTTGTATCATGTGGCCGTGAAGATCCTGATCCATGTCAAATTCAGCCCGGTGTTGGATATGGTTGATTGTCCGTGCAGGCTCAGAGGTAAGATTCGTTGGATTGCATATATCATCTATGAAAAAGGAGGGACTGTGAAAATTTCCTTGCTCAATCTCTGTATTGTCACAAATAGAGTCCAGGGAATTGTGAATCAATGATCCTGCCACGAGAATAGCATCTCTGGAACCATCAAAATAACCTCCCTCAGCAATCATTTTGGCCTCTGTTGCCTTCACTCAATATCTGAAACAACAAAAGTTAGGATCCAAGGAGCCTCAAAGATGTATCTTAAAGCAGTACAATTTTTTGGGAAAAGGAACCAAATGGAAGAGACAAAGCT
This genomic stretch from Hordeum vulgare subsp. vulgare chromosome 6H, MorexV3_pseudomolecules_assembly, whole genome shotgun sequence harbors:
- the LOC123404156 gene encoding transcription factor EAT1-like, which gives rise to MIAEGGYFDGSRDAILVAGSLIHNSLDSICDNTEIEQGNFHSPSFFIDDICNPTNLTSEPARTINHIQHRAEFDMDQDLHGHMIQETQVETSNWVPAMFSTQNHIISQQSIQQQMDDYDAASYPDGDHTAAPDLLNLLQIPRYSMTTAFPSTEHIFGDPGQNAGNQLDINNEILGRAIHDSGMMLGDSTLPLQYNGNQSHLFKDLYHSLPQSFGLFSSDDERDRTMGVVGAAGNILQEIDGRQFGSPKLGRSKKGGFGKAKANFATEKERREQINVKYGALRSLLPSPTKNDRASIVGDAIEYINELNRTLKELTSLVEGDTKHRMKRLKLDDAALDYGESSSLQQVKDDQDNQLNGAIRSSWIQRRSKECHVDVRIVGNEINIKFAEKKKTNSLLCAAKVIDEFRLELIHVVGGVIGDQRIFMFNTKISEGSSIYANALASKLLRAMEMEHLAVDIFS